ctaGACATAATcatatcacgtagttggacAGTCACAGTCCTCACTCCGGGGcaatggtccggatgggatttgaaccccggtcctctgccgtatgaagatcgCCGCCATTGTTGTCTCTACCACAGGACCCCGCCCAATTTGCACAGGTGTCAAAGGCTGTCGGAGAACGCAATCACGATGCCAGCTTCTAGGGATTCCTTATCGACAGCCGAAGCACGTCAGGCACGAAGATCGCCAAAAAACGCTCCGCCTGTAATCGCCATCACCAACCCAACCCTGAGGTCAATTTAGCCCCCGCCATCGTCGCGCGTATCGCACCGAGCTCGATCGTCATGCCGCAAAGCCACCAAAGTTCAGGATCACCGGCAATGtacgatcgagctgcaatCGGCAACACCGGAGGTTCAGTTTACTAGCACAGCCCGCTAGAGATGGACATCCTGACCGTGGTTTTACTGTTCGCCGTGTTGCTGCTCGTCGCCTTCGAGCTGCGCGTCCAGCTGTCGGCCGCGTACCGTGCTGGGAAAAAGTTTCCCGGCCCGAAAGCATTGCCCATCCTTGGCAACGCGCACAATCTGCTGTTCAACGATCAGCAACGCACCTTCCAGCTGCCACGTCGGTGGGCCGCCACGTATGGCGACACGTACCGCATACTGGTGCGCGGACTGCTCAACCTGAACGCGATCCGGGCGAAGGACGTCGAACCGCTGCTGTCCAGCCCGAAGCTCATCGACAAGGGTTTGATATACAGCCTGACGCACAGCTTTCTCGGCATCGGGCTGCTGAACAGTACCGGCACGAAATGGCAACATCGGCGCCGTATTCTAACGCCCGCCTTTCACTTCAACATCCTGCCCAGCTTCTTGCTCACCTTTCAGGAGGAGTGCCGCCGGTTGGTGGACCAGCTGGGCCAATACGCAGACAAGGGTACGCCGGTGGCCCTGCAGCCGGTCGCCACGAAGTTTACGCTCAATACAATTTGCGGTAAGTGAGGGGAAGCTGCAGCCTGATGCTCCGTAACGTTTCACCTCGTTTGCGTTGCGAATCGCTAGAAACGGCCATGGGCATCAAGCTCGACTCGATGACGCTGGCGAACGAGTATCGGGGTAAGATAGAGGCGATCGGTACCATGCTGCTGCAGCGGCTGATGAATCCCTGGCTGTTCGAGGACTTCAACTACAAGCTGACCGGACTGCAGGCCAAGCTTGGCAAGCTACTACAGCCGGTGCACGCGTTCACCCGCTCCATCATACAGCAGCGGCGGGAACTGTTTCACCAGAACGTGCGAAATATTGGCGATTTTTCGGAGGAAAATATGTAAGCAATTTGTAAGCAACCGTGGGCTTGCAGTTCTGCTGGCTAGCTAGCCCTGTCCGCTCGTATTTACAGCTACACAAACCTGAAGCAGCGGTACGCGATGCTGGACACGTTGCTGGCGGCCGAGGCGAAGGAGCAGATCGACGAGGAAGGCATCCGGGAGGAGGTGGACACGTTCATGTTCGAAGGGCACGACACCACGTCCGCGGCCATCATCTtcaccctgctgctgctcgcccaCAGTCCCGAGGTGCAGCAGCGGCTGTACGATGAGCTGCAGCTGGTGGCGCAGTCACGCTCGGATGCGGACGGGGCAGAGTTCACGCAGCGCGACTACAGCGAACTGCGGTACATGGATATGGTGCTGAAGGAGTCACTGCGCCTGTATCCACCGGTTCCCTTCATTTCGCGCAACATCTCCGAGGATACGCTGTTTGGCGATCGGCCCGTGCCGAAGGATACACTGTTCAACGTGCACATCTTCGATCTGCACCGCGATCCCACCGTATTTCCCGACCCGGAACGTTTCGACCCGGACCGCTTTCTGCCGGAAAACGTGGCGGAACGGAGCCCGTACGCGTACGTTCCGTTCAGTGCCGGGCCAAGAAATTGTATCGGCCAACGGTTCGCTATCCTGGAGCTGAAAACGGTGCTCGGTGCGATATTGACGAACTTTCGTGTGTTGCCGGTTACCGAGCGCGCAGAGCTGGTATTTGTTGCGGATATAATATTGCGCACGAAAGATCCCATCATGGTAAAGTTTGAGCGACGCCATCGGTAGGATGGAAGTCAGATAGGACATTCCTTCACGAGTATGGGAAATAGAGATTTCAGAATTACGTGCAGCTCAGAGCACCTCGAAGCTTCCTTTCGCTTAATATAGATGTAGCCGAGCCATGTCATGAGTGTGACACCGAACAGTCTACAGTTCATTAAACCTTTTTGAGCCGTGCACATGGATAGGGCGAGGCGACGTTGCTCACTCCCAGAGCTTGAGCTGACGTTGACGTTGAAAAATCATCCCCAATTTCGGACACGGCGTTTAAAGTGAGTAATAGACGCGTTTGTACGATAAAGATCGAatgtagtgtttttttttatacttatACGATCGTCTAGCATTTAGTGCGCACACTAACACGCTTCTAGTTCTAGTGATATAGTAAAACTGTCAGTCCCCTGTAGCATCCTTTAATGATGTGACTGAATGCCCTGCTGACCCAACtgctgttgcagttgctgctgtAACGCAACATTTTGATTGCCCACAGCGCCTACCTGTTGTGTCTGCTGTGATCCACCGGTGCCCGAGCCGGCCGCACCCTGTCCAGCAGCAACTGCCAACCCTTGCGGTGTTCCGGACGCCGTACCGGAAGCTGCACCCGGTGCCAGTGAGGCGCCCGTTGCAGAcccggcagcagtagcagcagcagcatttccTTGCCCACCAGCGGCTGTCTGATCAACACCAATTTCCTCCACATTCAGGCGCGTTATGAAGCGCAGTCGCATCTGAAGAGCGGGCCGCAGACGGCGAATGATAGCTTCCAGCTCCGTCTTCATCGTATCGCCGACGAACATGTACTTGATGTGGTACAGCAAATCGCAGATCGGATCCATGTAGCGTAACGGTTGCGTTGGCTGCGCCTTGTCCACCTGTTCCAGCAGCTCGTACAGCATGAGCGTGATGTCCGAGACGGCGCGCGCTCGCTCAATGCTCAACCGATGCAGGAACGGCCCTACCACGTGACAGACGTAGATGAGCTGATACTCGGTGTGGACCAGCGGTTTCAGCTTCTCCTTAATTGACCTGCAAACGAGCAACAGATGTGTGTTAGATCGAACCTGCCCTTCCGGAGCATCCGGGTTGTTTGCCCACGCACTCCGTAATGGTAGCTAGCTGCCCGATGccgaaatggtggaaaatgctGTGCACAATCGCCAGCACCGTTACGTAGCTCCGGTCGAGCATCGACTCCTTCACGATCTTAAAGTTAAACATCTCGAACGGGCTCTGCCGGTAGGCCCAGTCCTTCATCGACTTCGAACCCAGCGCACCCTGCATGCGCTCGTAAATGACGCTCCAGTAAGCTTCCGGCAGCGCGGACATTATCAACCCGATCGTGTTCGCCCAGTTGTGTATGACGGCGTTCGGTACCACGGTGTACCCCTTCACCAGCACATCGATGATGCTGTTTGCGACCACGTTGGGCCCGACCGGCAATCCCAGCAGCTCGACACACGTCACGTACAGTGCATGGGCCGGTGGGTTCGGGAACTCGTTGAACCGCCAATCCGTGCCTGAAAAGACATTTTTCCCATCCATAGCTGCGAGGTTAAGCTAAGCTAAGGAAAAAGAGGCGAATGTACAGTTGCGGTGGAAAAACGCGTAATTTTTTGGTTCAGCAAAAAAGGATACTGTCTTGCATGCGTCGCACAAGATTGATGTAGTAGGTCAACTCCGGCACCCAGTTAACGTTGTCCGTCTCCTTCGTCAGCACGTACGCCTGATAGGCTTCGGTAAGGGCCCAATTTTCCGGCCGCACATCCTTCAGCGATCCCACCACCGTACCGACCTGAAACCGAAGCAATCCAAACGCACGCATCAGAATCGAGCGGCTAGCACCTGAGCTGTCCACCGTACACCGGCACCTACCAAACGCTTTTTCAGCTGTGGCCTGTCCCGCAGCTTGCGCTCGTAATAGTGCAGCGTGTTGTAAAGGTACGTAATGGGACGGTCGTGAAATTTGTACAGCGATCCCAAATGGTCCAGTATCACGTCGAGCGTTTTGCTCAGCTGCGTCGGCACCTCCAGAAACCGGTGCACGATAATGTCCAGCACGGGCAGAAACCGGAGACACACGTTCCCGAAGTAGACCGGCAGCGTCGGATGGGACACGGACTCGTCCGGTGCAAACTTTTCCGGGAACTTCTGGTGAAAGGCCAGGTGCCGTTCGTGCCAGTTGTTCTGCTTCCAGTGTTCCGGCGAGTTGATCGTGATGAACTCCTGCACCCGGTTGCGGAACTCGGACgttttcagcagcagcagctgaatgATGTAGAAGCTAACCTGCGCCTCGTTACCGTCGAGCGTGCGCAGTATCAGGCACAGCACGAGCCGATCGATCGTCACGATGTTATACTTCCAGATCATATCGTTGATCGTGTCGACGCACTTGTTTACGTGTGCTCCACCGCCCGAGTTGGCCACCTCGAACAGCAGATAGTCGCACATTTTGCGCAGATGGGTGGACAGCGCGCGGGCACCGATGCGTTCCAGAATTCTGCATCAAAAGAATGAAGCGATGAGAAGGGAAATACACGCCCGGTTTCGCATGGTACTCACTTGTACGCCACCGGACTGATGCCGTCCGTTTCGATAATCATCTTAAACACCAGACAGAGAAAGAGCGGCGGATTTACG
This genomic stretch from Anopheles stephensi strain Indian unplaced genomic scaffold, UCI_ANSTEP_V1.0 ucontig40, whole genome shotgun sequence harbors:
- the LOC118516854 gene encoding probable cytochrome P450 4ac1 — encoded protein: MDILTVVLLFAVLLLVAFELRVQLSAAYRAGKKFPGPKALPILGNAHNLLFNDQQRTFQLPRRWAATYGDTYRILVRGLLNLNAIRAKDVEPLLSSPKLIDKGLIYSLTHSFLGIGLLNSTGTKWQHRRRILTPAFHFNILPSFLLTFQEECRRLVDQLGQYADKGTPVALQPVATKFTLNTICETAMGIKLDSMTLANEYRGKIEAIGTMLLQRLMNPWLFEDFNYKLTGLQAKLGKLLQPVHAFTRSIIQQRRELFHQNVRNIGDFSEENIYTNLKQRYAMLDTLLAAEAKEQIDEEGIREEVDTFMFEGHDTTSAAIIFTLLLLAHSPEVQQRLYDELQLVAQSRSDADGAEFTQRDYSELRYMDMVLKESLRLYPPVPFISRNISEDTLFGDRPVPKDTLFNVHIFDLHRDPTVFPDPERFDPDRFLPENVAERSPYAYVPFSAGPRNCIGQRFAILELKTVLGAILTNFRVLPVTERAELVFVADIILRTKDPIMVKFERRHR